A window from Megalobrama amblycephala isolate DHTTF-2021 linkage group LG21, ASM1881202v1, whole genome shotgun sequence encodes these proteins:
- the LOC125257074 gene encoding flocculation protein FLO11 produces the protein MSPMSTTTLESSTSDSASTLETTLPTTGTSPSSPSSTTESTSELTAPTTEISSASVEQTTSQQTQTTPVTSSTEAAQSTFTTAMSPMSTTTLESSTSDSASTLETTLTTTGTSPSSPSSTTESTSELTSPTTEISSTSVEQTTSQQTQNTPITSSTEAESIMTAQSTFTTAMSPMSTTTLESSTSDSASTLETTVSTTGTSPSSLFSTTDAQSTSQFLSSTTKIASAGIEQTSQQTQNTLFTSTTESESTASFQSTFTTAMSPMSTTTLESSTTDSGSALQTTLPTTGTSPSSPSSTTESTSELTSPRTEISSATVEQSTSQQTQTTVVTSSTEAESTMTAQSTFTTAMSLMSTTTLESSTSDSVSTLETTVSKTGTSPSSLFSTTEAQSTSQFLSSTTQITSAGIEKTSQQTQNTLFTFTTDTESTTTAQSTFTTAVPLMSTTTLESSTSKSGSTLETTLSSTENGPTLTNMISSTFTSLSSAYSTTEGLSASALTPSIPSSSPAEKTSQQTQTTISTSSTEVHSTKPNDSTFSTMETIRTVSSDSPDSPTATSPNPTSNQTITQTVTAQTFSISTSSQSSPTLETLSSAQTSTQKTSTSTSASTEPPLSTTFSSVSTTQSCLEQCQCNGSPCIFNVISDKCECDCNPNTFGEFCNFANDSITVILPERIPTRKANMSLRIMMDYHKDYEDLSSPKSKNLISILKRELLILCKRADGQNFKDVRILRLREGSVIAESVAEYNYPNNNSQIMFLNNDLGPTLEKIFNDSNSFKNLSVALGNVSIERGQITMETVEIYNITDIKPYVNCTAFVNFANFTEDIENGSWVCVGPCKKNLNFCNQHGRCINEMNGPKCDCDSSYFENYYGDHCELYSRGAGFYAVLFGSLAAFALLVIVAVVMIVVLNRAKSKTSGMRKSSFFDDAFFDFSSSGGSSERSYGHQNLSFTEASEYGSYRPSDEYTSA, from the exons ATGTCCCCGATGAGCACAACCACATTAGAATCATCTACAAGTGACAGTGCTTCAACACTGGAGActacattacccacaactgGTACCTCTCCATCTTCACCATCCTCTACAACAGAAAGTACATCAGAATTGACTGCACCCACAACAGAAATATCGTCAGCCAGTGTAGAACAAACAACAAGCCAGCAAACACAAACCACTCCAGTTACTTCTAGCACAGAAGCAGCTCAATCAACATTTACAACAGCTATGTCCCCGATGAGCACAACCACATTAGAATCATCTACAAGTGACAGTGCTTCAACACTGGAGACTACACTAACCACAACTGGTACCTCTCCATCTTCACCATCCTCTACAACAGAAAGTACATCAGAATTGACTTCACCCACAACAGAAATATCTTCAACTAGTGTAGAACAAACAACAAGccagcaaacacaaaacactcCAATTACTTCTAGCACAGAAGCAGAATCTATAATGACAGCTCAATCAACATTTACAACAGCTATGTCCCCAATGAGCACAACCACATTAGAATCATCTACAAGTGACAGTGCTTCAACACTGGAGACTACAGTATCCACAACTGGTACCTCTCCATCTTCACTATTCTCCACAACAGATGCACAGAGTACATCACAATTTCTTTCATCTACAACAAAAATTGCTTCAGCTGGCATAGAACAAACAAGTCAGCAGACACAAAACACCCTTTTTACTTCTACCACAGAATCAGAATCTACAGCATCATTTCAATCAACATTTACAACAGCTATGTCCCCTATGAGCACAACCACATTAGAATCATCTACAACTGACAGTGGTTCAGCACTGCAGActacattacccacaactgGTACCTCTCCATCTTCACCATCCTCTACAACAGAAAGTACATCTGAATTGACTTCACCTAGAACAGAAATATCTTCAGCTACTGTAGAACAATCAACAAGCCAGCAAACACAAACCACTGTAGTTACATCTAGCACAGAAGCAGAATCTACAATGACAGCTCAATCAACATTTACAACGGCTATGTCCCTGATGAGCACAACCACATTAGAATCATCTACAAGTGACAGTGTTTCAACACTGGAGACTACAGTATCCAAAACTGGTACCTCTCCATCTTCACTATTCTCCACAACAGAGGCACAGAGTACTTCACAATTCCTTTCATCTACAACACAAATCACTTCAGCTGGCATAGAAAAAACAAGTCAGCAGACACAAAATACTCTTTTTACTTTTACCACAGACACAGAATCTACAACAACAGCTCAATCAACATTTACAACAGCTGTGCCTCTCATGAGCACGACCACATTAGAGTCATCTACAAGTAAAAGTGGTTCAACACTGGAAACTACATTATCCTCAACTGAAAATGGCCCAACATTGACAAATATGATATCAAGTACATTTACCTCTCTATCTTCTGCATATTCTACCACAGAAGGTCTTAGTGCTTCAGCATTAACCCCATCAATTCCATCTTCAAGCCCTGCAGAAAAAACTAGCCAGCAGACACAAACCACTATTTCAACTTCAAGCACAGAAGTACATTCAACAAAGCCAAATGATTCAACATTTTCAACAATGGAAACCATTAGAACAGTTTCTTCAGACTCACCTGATTCACCCACTGCAACTTCCCCTAATCCTACTTCAAATCAAACAATAACCCAAACTGTTACAGCCCAAACGTTTAGCATTTCTACTTCATCTCAGTCAAGCCCCACACTTGAAACGCTATCCTCTGCTCAAACGAGTACCCAGAAAACTTCAACATCAACATCAGCTTCAACAGAACCTCCTTTATCCACAACTTTTAGTTCAGTTTCAACAACTCAAAGCTGTCTGGAGCAATGTCAGTGTAATGGATCCCCATGCATCTTCAATGTAATATCTGACAAATGTGAATGCGATTGCAATCCCAATACTTTTGGAGAGTTTTGCAATTTTGCAAATGACTCTATCACAGTTATTTTGC CTGAAAGAATACCCACAAGGAAAGCAAATATGTCTCTTAGAATTATGATGGACTATCATAAAGACTATGAAGACTTGAGCTCTCCGAaatcaaaaaatttaatttccatCTTAAAACGCGAG ctTTTAATCCTTTGTAAAAGAGCAGATGGACAAAACTTTAAAGATGTGCGCATTCTAAGGCTAAG GgaaggaagtgtcattgctgaaAGTGTTGCAGAATATAACTATCCAAACAACAACTCACAAATAATGTTTCTAAATAATGATCTGGGACCCACCCTGGAAAAAATTTTTAATGactcaaattcattcaaaaatctCAGCGTAGCTCTCGGTAATGTTTCCATCGAAAGAGGCCAAATTACCATGGAGACAGTTGAAATATATA ATATTACAGATATAAAACCATATGTGAACTGCACTGCATTTGTGAATTTTGCTAACTTTACGGAGGATATTGAAAATGGATCATGGGTATGTGTGGGACCAtgcaaaaaaaatctcaacTTCTGCAATCAACATGGTCGATGCATAAATGAAATGAATGGACCAAAGTGCGA CTGTGACAGTTCTTACTTTGAGAACTACTATGGAGATCACTGTGAGCTTTACAGCAGAGGGGCTGGTTTCTACGCAGTTCTCTTCGGCAGTTTAGCAGCTTTTGCTCTACTTGTCATTGTGGCAGTTGTGATGATTGTGGTGCTCAACAGGGCCAAGAG caaaacatcAGGAATGAGGAAGTCATCGTTTTTTGATGATGCCTTCTTTGATTTTTCATCAAGCGGAG GATCCTCAGAGAGAAGCTATGGGCATCAAAACCTTTCATTCACAGAAGCTTCAGAATATGGGTCTTACAGACCATCCGATGAATATACATCTGCATG A
- the LOC125256416 gene encoding serine-rich adhesin for platelets — protein sequence MSTTTLESSTSDRASTLETTESTTGTSPSSPSSTTERTSELTSPTTEISSASVEQTTSQQTQTTPVTSSTEAESTITAQSTFTTAMSPMSTTTLESSTSDSASTLETTLTTTGTSPSSPSSTTERTSELTSPTTEISSASVEQTTSQQTQTTPVTSSTEAESTITAQSTFTTAMSTMSTTTLESSTSDSASTLETTLPTTGTSPSSPSSTTESTSELTAPTTEISSASVEQTTSQQTQTTPVTSSTEAESTITAQSTFTTAMSPMSTTTLESSTSDSASTLETTLRTTGTSPSSPSSTTESTSELTSPTTEISSATVEQTTSQQTQTTPLTSSTEAESTIKAQSTFTTAMSPMSTTTLESSTSDSASTLETTLRTTGTSPSSPSSTTESTSELTAPTTEISSASVEQTTSQQTQTTPVTSSTEAAQSTFTTAMSTMSTTTLESSTSDSASTLETTLPTTGTSQTSPSSTTESTSELTSPTTEISSASVEQTTSQQTQTTPVTSSTEAAQSTFTTAMSPMSTATLESSTSDSASTLETTLTTTGTSPSSPSSTTESTSELTSPTTEISSASVEQTTSQQTPVTSSTEAESTMTAQSTFTTAMSQMSTTTLESSTSDSASTLETTLPTTGTSPSSPSSTTESTSELTSPTTEISSASVEQTTSQQTQTTSVTSSTEAESTITAQSTFTTAMSPMSTATLESSTSDSASTLETTLPTTGTSPSSPSSTTESTSELTSPTTEISSASVVQTTSQQTQTTPVTSSTEAESTMTAQSAFTTAMSPMSTTTLESSTSDSASTLKTTLPTTGTSPSSPSSTTESTSELTSPTTEISSASVEQTTSQQTQTTSVTSSTEAESTITAQSTFTTAMSLMSTTTLESSTSDSASTLETTLTTTGTSPSSPSSTTESTSELTAPTTEISSASVEQTTSQQKQTTPVTSSTEAAQSTFTTAMSPMSTTTLESSTSDSASTLETTLPSTGTSPSSPSSTTESTSELTSPTTEISSASVEQTTSQQTQTTPVTSSTEAESTMTAQSTFTTAMSPMTTTTLESSTSDSASTLETTLPTTITSPSSPSSTTESTSELTSPTTEISSASVEQTTSQQTQTTPITSSTEAAKSTFTTAMSPMSTATLESSTSDSASTLETTLPTTGTSPSSPSSTTESTSELTSPTTEISSASVEQTTSQQTPVTYSTKAESTMTAQSTFTTAISPLSTTTLDSSTSDSASTLETTLTTTGTSPSSPSSTTESTSELTAPTTEISSASVEQTTSQQTQTTPVTSSTEAAQSTFTTAMSPMSTTTLESSTSDSASTLETTLPSTGTSPSSPSSTTESTSELTSPTTEISSASVEQTTSQQTQTTPVTSSTEAESTITAQSTFTTAMSPMSTTTLESSTSDSASTLETTLPTTGTSPSSPSSTTESTSELTAPTTEISSASVEQTTSQQTQTTPVTSSTEAAQSTFTTAMSTMSTTTLESSTSDSASTLETTLPTTGTSPSSPSSTTESTSELTSPTTEISSASVEQTTSQQTQTTPVTSSTEAESTMTAQSTFTTAMSR from the coding sequence ATGAGCACAACCACATTAGAATCATCTACAAGTGACAGAGCTTCAACATTGGAGACTACCGAATCCACAACTGGTACCTCTCCATCTTCACCATCCTCTACAACAGAAAGAACATCAGAATTGACTTCACCCACAACAGAAATATCTTCAGCTAGTGTAGAACAAACAACAAGCCAGCAAACACAAACCACTCCAGTTACTTCTAGCACAGAAGCAGAATCTACAATCACAGCTCAATCAACATTTACAACAGCTATGTCCCCGATGAGCACAACCACATTAGAATCATCTACAAGTGACAGTGCTTCAACATTGGAGACTACACTAACCACAACTGGTACCTCTCCATCTTCACCATCCTCTACAACAGAAAGAACATCAGAATTGACTTCACCCACAACAGAAATATCTTCAGCTAGTGTAGAACAAACAACAAGCCAGCAAACACAAACCACTCCAGTTACTTCTAGCACAGAAGCAGAATCTACAATCACAGCTCAATCAACATTTACAACAGCTATGTCCACGATGAGCACAACCACATTAGAATCATCTACAAGTGACAGTGCTTCAACACTGGAGActacattacccacaactgGTACCTCTCCATCTTCACCATCCTCTACAACAGAAAGTACATCAGAATTGACTGCACCCACAACAGAAATATCGTCAGCCAGTGTAGAACAAACAACAAGCCAGCAAACACAAACCACTCCAGTTACTTCTAGCACAGAAGCAGAATCTACAATCACAGCTCAATCAACATTTACAACAGCTATGTCCCCGATGAGCACAACCACATTAGAATCATCTACAAGTGACAGTGCTTCAACACTGGAGACTACATTACGCACAACTGGTACCTCTCCATCTTCACCATCCTCTACAACAGAAAGTACATCAGAATTGACTTCACCCACAACAGAAATATCTTCAGCTACTGTAGAACAAACAACAAGCCAGCAAACACAAACCACTCCTCTTACATCTAGCACAGAAGCAGAATCTACAATCAAAGCTCAATCAACATTTACAACAGCTATGTCCCCGATGAGCACAACCACATTAGAATCATCTACAAGTGACAGTGCTTCAACACTGGAGACTACATTACGCACAACTGGTACCTCTCCATCTTCACCATCCTCTACAACAGAAAGTACATCAGAATTGACTGCACCCACAACAGAAATATCTTCAGCCAGTGTAGAACAAACAACAAGCCAGCAAACACAAACCACTCCAGTTACTTCTAGCACAGAAGCAGCTCAATCAACATTTACAACAGCTATGTCCACGATGAGCACAACCACATTAGAATCATCTACAAGTGACAGTGCTTCAACACTGGAGActacattacccacaactgGTACCTCTCAAACTTCACCATCCTCTACAACAGAAAGTACATCAGAATTGACTTCACCCACAACAGAAATATCTTCAGCTAGTGTAGAACAAACAACAAGCCAGCAAACACAAACCACTCCAGTTACTTCTAGCACAGAAGCAGCTCAATCAACATTTACAACAGCTATGTCTCCAATGAGCACAGCCACATTAGAATCATCTACAAGTGACAGTGCTTCAACACTGGAGACTACACTAACCACAACTGGTACCTCTCCATCTTCACCATCCTCTACAACAGAAAGTACATCAGAATTGACTTCACCCACAACAGAAATATCTTCAGCTAGTGTAGAACAAACAACAAGCCAGCAAACTCCAGTTACTTCTAGCACAGAAGCAGAATCTACAATGACAGCTCAATCAACATTTACAACAGCTATGTCCCAGATGAGCACAACCACATTAGAATCATCTACAAGTGACAGTGCTTCAACACTGGAGActacattacccacaactgGTACCTCTCCATCTTCACCATCCTCTACAACAGAAAGTACATCAGAATTGACTTCACCCACAACAGAAATATCTTCAGCTAGTGTAGAACAAACAACAAGCCAGCAAACACAAACCACTTCCGTTACATCTAGCACAGAAGCAGAATCTACAATCACAGCTCAATCAACATTTACAACAGCTATGTCCCCGATGAGCACAGCCACATTAGAATCATCTACAAGTGACAGTGCTTCAACACTGGAGActacattacccacaactgGTACCTCTCCATCTTCACCATCCTCTACAACAGAAAGTACATCAGAATTGACTTCACCCACAACAGAAATATCTTCAGCTAGTGTGGTCCAAACAACAAGCCAGCAAACACAAACCACTCCCGTTACTTCTAGCACAGAAGCAGAATCTACAATGACAGCTCAATCAGCATTTACAACAGCTATGTCCCCGATGAGCACGACCACATTAGAATCATCTACAAGTGACAGTGCTTCAACACTGAAGActacattacccacaactgGTACCTCTCCATCTTCACCATCCTCTACAACAGAAAGTACATCAGAATTGACTTCACCCACAACAGAAATATCTTCAGCTAGTGTAGAACAAACAACAAGCCAGCAAACACAAACCACTTCCGTTACATCTAGCACAGAAGCAGAATCTACAATCACAGCTCAATCAACATTTACAACAGCTATGTCTCTGATGAGCACAACCACATTAGAATCATCTACAAGTGACAGTGCTTCAACACTGGAGACTACACTAACCACAACTGGTACCTCTCCATCTTCACCATCCTCTACAACAGAAAGTACATCAGAATTGACTGCACCCACAACAGAAATATCGTCAGCCAGTGTAGAACAAACAACAAGCCAGCAAAAACAAACCACTCCAGTTACTTCTAGCACAGAAGCAGCTCAATCAACATTTACAACAGCTATGTCCCCGATGAGCACAACCACATTAGAATCATCTACAAGTGACAGTGCTTCAACACTGGAGACTACATTACCCTCAACTGGTACCTCTCCATCTTCACCATCCTCTACAACAGAAAGTACATCAGAATTGACTTCACCCACAACAGAAATATCTTCAGCTAGTGTAGAACAAACAACAAGCCAGCAAACACAAACCACTCCAGTTACTTCTAGCACAGAAGCAGAATCTACAATGACAGCTCAATCAACATTTACAACAGCTATGTCCCCGATGACCACAACCACATTAGAATCATCTACAAGTGACAGTGCTTCAACACTGGAGACTACATTACCCACAACTATTACCTCTCCATCTTCACCATCCTCTACAACAGAAAGTACATCAGAATTGACTTCACCCACAACAGAAATATCTTCAGCTAGTGTAGAACAAACAACAAGCCAGCAAACACAAACCACTCCCATTACTTCTAGCACAGAAGCAGCTAAATCAACATTTACAACAGCTATGTCTCCAATGAGCACAGCCACATTAGAATCATCTACAAGTGACAGTGCTTCAACACTGGAGACTACATTACCTACAACTGGTACCTCTCCATCTTCACCATCCTCTACAACAGAAAGTACATCAGAATTGACTTCACCCACAACAGAAATATCTTCAGCTAGTGTAGAACAAACAACAAGCCAGCAAACTCCAGTTACTTATAGCACAAAAGCAGAATCTACAATGACAGCTCAATCAACATTTACAACAGCTATTTCCCCGTTGAGCACAACCACATTAGACTCATCTACAAGTGACAGTGCTTCAACACTGGAGACTACACTAACCACAACTGGTACCTCTCCATCTTCACCATCCTCTACAACAGAAAGTACATCAGAATTGACTGCACCCACAACAGAAATATCTTCAGCCAGTGTAGAACAAACAACAAGCCAGCAAACACAAACCACTCCAGTTACTTCTAGCACAGAAGCAGCTCAATCAACATTTACAACAGCTATGTCCCCGATGAGCACAACCACATTAGAATCATCTACAAGTGACAGTGCTTCAACACTGGAGACTACATTACCCTCAACTGGTACCTCTCCATCTTCACCATCCTCTACAACAGAAAGTACATCAGAATTGACTTCACCCACAACAGAAATATCTTCAGCTAGTGTAGAACAAACAACAAGCCAGCAAACACAAACCACTCCAGTTACTTCTAGCACAGAAGCAGAATCTACAATCACAGCTCAATCAACATTTACAACAGCTATGTCCCCGATGAGCACAACCACATTAGAATCATCTACAAGTGACAGTGCTTCAACACTGGAGActacattacccacaactgGTACCTCTCCATCTTCACCATCCTCTACAACAGAAAGTACATCAGAATTGACTGCACCCACAACAGAAATATCTTCAGCCAGTGTAGAACAAACAACAAGCCAGCAAACACAAACCACTCCAGTTACTTCTAGCACAGAAGCAGCTCAATCAACATTTACAACAGCTATGTCCACGATGAGCACAACCACATTAGAATCATCTACAAGTGACAGTGCTTCAACACTGGAGActacattacccacaactgGTACCTCTCCATCTTCACCATCCTCTACAACAGAAAGTACATCAGAATTGACTTCACCCACAACAGAAATATCTTCAGCTAGTGTAGAACAAACAACAAGCCAGCAAACACAAACCACTCCAGTTACTTCTAGCACAGAAGCAGAATCTACAATGACAGCTCAATCAACATTTACAACAGCTATGTCCCGATGA